A genomic window from Candidatus Hydrogenedentota bacterium includes:
- a CDS encoding DUF4914 family protein yields MTTWFEPVRCSVPLEAAEVLAACPGYHLAGSVEQLADLACRDAVNGWHEVAYDVPGKGRAVEARVCRARNGIAANYPEPYMRRRDPDCLFVADASPTDKPRFQERFQRDFGAVREETFAWLKTQELAVLFFVAGAPGKGVDSMVIAPANAGFFAFGLALLQGILAEPPERFSPKSVIYVAPPFRHTHFGGRQVVVHNRTRSLYELFSYNLYPGPSAKKGVYGVLIHLGEEEDWITAHCSTVRVVTPYDNQVTIMHEGASGGGKSEMLEHIHRETDGRLLLGVNTVTGEKRHLVLPRACDLRPVTDDMALCHPSLDRGDGKLALMDAEDAWFVRTNHITHYGIDPHLEAVTVHSKYPLLFLNIDVAPGGTALIWDHIEDKPGQRCPNPRVVLPRQAVPDVVSGPVRVDIRSFGVRTPPCTAAAPSYGILGLFHVLPPALAWLWRLVAPRGHDNPSIVDSEGMSSEGVGSYWPFATGRRVEQANLLLDQILSTPEVRYILCPNQYIGAWHVGFMPQWVAREYLARRGGAWFTPKQVVPARCPLLGYALDTVMVEGHTLEHWMLQVETQPEVGEAAYDRGAGILREFFHEQLRAYLEVDLMPLGRRIIECCLDDGTLDHYLGLIEAASLVEDRD; encoded by the coding sequence ATGACCACCTGGTTTGAACCTGTGCGGTGCAGCGTGCCCCTCGAAGCGGCGGAGGTGCTGGCCGCGTGCCCGGGATACCATCTGGCGGGCAGCGTGGAGCAACTCGCGGACCTGGCCTGTCGCGACGCGGTCAACGGCTGGCATGAGGTTGCCTATGACGTGCCTGGGAAGGGCCGGGCCGTCGAGGCGCGCGTGTGCCGCGCCCGCAACGGTATCGCCGCGAACTACCCCGAGCCGTACATGCGCCGCCGCGACCCGGATTGCCTCTTCGTCGCGGATGCGTCGCCGACGGACAAGCCGCGTTTCCAGGAGCGGTTTCAGAGGGACTTCGGCGCAGTTCGCGAAGAGACCTTTGCGTGGTTGAAAACCCAGGAACTGGCCGTCTTATTCTTCGTGGCGGGCGCGCCCGGCAAGGGCGTGGATTCGATGGTCATCGCGCCCGCGAACGCGGGCTTTTTCGCGTTCGGCCTGGCGCTGCTCCAGGGGATACTGGCGGAACCGCCCGAGCGGTTCTCGCCGAAGTCGGTGATCTATGTCGCGCCGCCGTTCCGGCATACGCACTTCGGCGGCAGACAGGTCGTCGTGCACAACCGTACGCGCAGTCTCTACGAACTGTTCAGCTACAACCTGTATCCGGGCCCGAGCGCGAAAAAAGGCGTCTACGGCGTGCTTATCCATTTGGGCGAGGAGGAGGACTGGATCACCGCGCACTGCTCGACGGTGCGCGTCGTGACGCCGTACGACAACCAGGTCACGATCATGCATGAAGGGGCCAGCGGCGGCGGCAAGAGCGAAATGCTCGAACACATTCACCGCGAAACCGACGGGCGGCTCCTGCTCGGCGTCAACACCGTTACGGGCGAAAAGCGCCACCTGGTCCTGCCGCGCGCGTGCGACCTGAGGCCCGTCACGGACGACATGGCGCTGTGCCACCCGTCGCTCGACCGCGGCGACGGCAAGCTGGCGCTGATGGACGCGGAAGACGCCTGGTTTGTCCGCACCAACCACATCACGCACTATGGCATTGACCCGCATCTGGAAGCAGTCACCGTCCATTCGAAATATCCCCTGCTCTTCCTGAATATCGACGTGGCGCCAGGGGGGACGGCGCTGATCTGGGACCACATTGAAGACAAGCCGGGTCAGCGCTGCCCCAATCCGCGCGTGGTCCTGCCGCGTCAGGCCGTTCCGGATGTGGTCAGCGGACCCGTGCGCGTGGACATACGGAGTTTCGGCGTGCGCACGCCGCCATGCACCGCTGCCGCGCCTTCCTATGGCATTCTTGGCCTGTTCCACGTGCTGCCGCCCGCGCTGGCGTGGCTGTGGCGGCTGGTAGCGCCGCGCGGCCACGATAACCCGAGTATCGTTGATTCCGAGGGCATGAGTTCCGAGGGGGTAGGCTCCTATTGGCCCTTCGCCACCGGGCGCCGCGTCGAGCAGGCGAACCTGTTGCTCGACCAGATCCTGAGCACACCCGAGGTGCGGTACATCCTGTGCCCGAACCAGTACATTGGCGCGTGGCACGTCGGGTTCATGCCGCAGTGGGTCGCGCGTGAATACCTGGCGCGGCGCGGCGGGGCCTGGTTTACACCGAAACAGGTGGTCCCCGCGCGATGTCCGCTCCTGGGTTACGCGCTCGATACGGTCATGGTCGAAGGCCACACGCTCGAACATTGGATGCTGCAGGTGGAGACACAGCCGGAGGTTGGCGAAGCGGCCTATGACCGCGGCGCGGGCATCCTCCGCGAATTCTTCCACGAGCAACTGCGCGCCTATCTGGAAGTGGACCTGATGCCGCTGGGCCGCCGCATCATCGAATGCTGCCTTGACGATGGCACTTTAGACCACTATCTCGGCCTGATAGAGGCCGCGTCGCTGGTCGAAGACCGGGACTGA
- the metF gene encoding methylenetetrahydrofolate reductase [NAD(P)H], with product MAYLTLSEIYRRRALALSFELFPPKTEEGLDNLFQHLKELAGCDPAFITCTYGAGGSTRDRTLQVLARVMREYPALPVATHLTCVGASRDGLRAYLLRAQELGIPYIVALRGDPPGGDRTFQPHPNGLQHAEELVRLIRGEFPVFSVAVAGYPEMHPESPSRAADLEYLKKKVDAGADAVISQLFYDNDDFYRFQDRCERDGIHVPVVPGILPVTSLAQVKRITSMCGASLTPKLIERLEAHPDEEGQFLVGVYYAARQVEELVQHGVPGVHFYVLNKSRAAAFICRALTLSPRG from the coding sequence ATGGCGTATCTAACACTATCCGAGATTTACCGGCGGCGGGCTCTGGCCCTGTCCTTTGAACTCTTTCCGCCCAAGACGGAAGAAGGGCTGGACAATCTGTTTCAGCACCTGAAGGAACTCGCGGGTTGCGACCCGGCGTTCATCACGTGTACCTACGGCGCGGGCGGTTCGACGCGCGACCGCACCCTGCAAGTGCTTGCCCGCGTCATGCGGGAGTATCCCGCGCTGCCGGTCGCGACGCACCTCACGTGCGTGGGCGCGTCGCGCGATGGCCTGCGCGCGTATTTGCTGCGGGCGCAGGAACTCGGCATCCCCTACATCGTCGCCTTGCGCGGCGACCCGCCCGGGGGCGACCGCACGTTTCAGCCGCATCCCAACGGCCTGCAACACGCGGAAGAGCTTGTACGCCTGATTCGCGGTGAATTTCCGGTGTTCAGCGTAGCCGTGGCGGGTTATCCCGAGATGCACCCGGAATCACCCAGCCGCGCAGCGGACCTCGAATATCTCAAGAAGAAGGTGGACGCGGGCGCGGACGCGGTCATTTCGCAGCTGTTCTACGACAACGACGATTTCTACCGTTTCCAGGACCGCTGCGAGCGCGACGGAATCCACGTGCCGGTGGTGCCGGGCATCCTGCCCGTGACGAGCCTGGCGCAGGTCAAGCGCATCACGTCGATGTGCGGCGCCTCGCTCACGCCAAAGCTCATCGAACGCCTGGAAGCGCACCCGGACGAGGAGGGCCAGTTCCTGGTCGGCGTGTACTACGCGGCGCGCCAAGTTGAGGAACTGGTGCAACACGGCGTGCCGGGTGTGCATTTTTACGTGCTGAACAAATCCCGCGCCGCGGCGTTTATCTGCCGAGCCTTGACCCTGTCTCCGCGCGGGTAA